In one Lolium rigidum isolate FL_2022 chromosome 3, APGP_CSIRO_Lrig_0.1, whole genome shotgun sequence genomic region, the following are encoded:
- the LOC124700845 gene encoding uncharacterized protein LOC124700845 gives MVFACLLILSASGATYIFGIYSKVLKSTLGYDQQTLNTLSFFKDLGANVGVLSGLLNEVTPPWVVLATGAAMNLAGYLMIYLAIDGRTARPPVWLMCIYICIGANSQSFANTGALVTCVKNFPESRGVVLGLLKGFVGLSGAIFTQLYIAIYGDDAKSLVLLVAWLPAAVSILFVHTVRLMPRRRGESQSATSSDPFYCFLYISMGLATYLLVMIVVQNQMDLSHAALVVSAAALLLILFLPLAVVVKQEYRIKRELEEALLVPPTVTIDNKAASPSSDLQMAEQPAKAEESSKLSAAQTPASSSSSCWKNMFNPPAQGEDYTILQALVSVDMLVLFLATICGVGGTLTAIDNMGQIGQSLGYPPKSIKTFISLISIWNYAGRVTAGFASEAVLARYKFPRPLALTLVLLLACAGHLLIALGVPGSLYAASVIIGFCFGAQWPLLYAIISEVFGLKYYSTLYNFGSVASPIGAYVLNVRVAGYLYDVEAAKQHGGTLDGAGDKTCIGAQCFRLSFLIITAATVAGALVSLVLAWRTRKFYRSDIYARFRADGEPAALPEQQQRPKDSAESISPVNGTKE, from the coding sequence ATGGTGTTCGCCTGCCTGCTCATCCTCTCCGCGTCCGGCGCCACCTACATCTTCGGCATCTACTCCAAGGTGCTCAAGTCCACGCTGGGGTACGACCAGCAGACCCTCAACACACTCTCCTTCTTCAAGGACCTCGGCGCCAACGTCGGCGTCCTCTCCGGGCTCCTCAACGAGGTCACCCCGCCCTGGGTCGTGctcgccacgggcgccgccatgaACCTGGCGGGCTACCTCATGATCTACCTCGCCATCGACGGCCGCACCGCGCGCCCGCCCGTCTGGCTCATGTGCATCTACATCTGCATCGGCGCCAACTCCCAGTCCTTCGCCAACACCGGAGCGCTCGTCACCTGCGTCAAGAACTTCCCGGAGAGCCGGGGCGTCGTGCTGGGGTTGCTCAAAGGCTTCGTCGGCCTCAGCGGCGCCATCTTCACCCAGCTGTACATTGCCATCTACGGCGACGACGCCAAGTCGCTCGTGCTGCTCGTCGCCTGGCTCCCCGCCGCCGTGTCCATCCTCTTCGTCCACACTGTCCGCCtcatgccgcgccgccgcggcgagAGCCAGAGCGCCACCAGCAGTGACCCCTTCTACTGCTTCCTTTACATCTCCATGGGGCTCGCCACGTATCTCCTCGTCATGATCGTGGTGCAGAATCAGATGGACCTCTCGCacgccgccctcgtcgtctcgGCCGCCGCGCTCCTCCTCATACTATTCCTCCCACTCGCCGTCGTCGTCAAGCAGGAGTACAGGATCAAGAGGGAGCTCGAGGAGGCTCTTCTCGTGCCCCCAACCGTCACCATCGACAACAAGGCGGCGTCACCGTCCTCCGACCTTCAAATGGCAGAGCAGCCGGCGAAAGCAGAGGAGTCGTCCAAGCTGTCCGCAGCACAgacgccggcatcgtcatcatcgtcgtgctGGAAGAACATGTTCAACCCGCCGGCGCAGGGTGAGGACTACACGATCCTGCAGGCGCTGGTGAGCGTGGACATGCTGGTCCTCTTCCTCGCCACCATCTGCGGTGTCGGCGGCACGCTGACGGCGATCGACAACATGGGCCAGATCGGGCAGTCCCTCGGCTACCCACCCAAGAGCATCAAGACCTTCATCTCCCTCATCAGCATCTGGAACTACGCCGGCCGGGTCACCGCCGGGTTCGCGTCCGAGGCGGTCCTGGCACGGTACAAGTTCCCGCGCCCGCTGGCGctcacgctcgtgctcctcctcgcctGCGCGGGGCACCTCCTCATCGCTCTGGGCGTGCCGGGCTCGCTCTACGCGGCGTCGGTCATCATCGGGTTCTGCTTCGGGGCGCAGTGGCCGCTGCTCTACGCCATCATCTCCGAGGTGTTCGGCCTCAAGTACTACTCCACGCTCTACAACTTCGGCTCCGTCGCCAGCCCCATCGGCGCCTACGTGCTCAACGTGCGCGTCGCGGGATACCTCTACGACGTCGAGGCGGCCAAGCAGCACGGCGGCACCCTCGACGGCGCCGGCGACAAGACGTGCATCGGCGCGCAGTGCTTCAGGCTCTCCTTCCTCATCAtcaccgccgccaccgtggccggCGCGCTCGTCTCGCTCGTGCTCGCGTGGAGGACCAGGAAGTTTTACCGGAGCGACATCTACGCCAGGTTCAGGGCCGACGGCGAACCGGCGGCGCTGccggagcagcagcagcggccgAAGGATTCGGCCGAGTCAATTAGCCCGGTCAACGGGACCAAGGAGTAG